A window of the Cynocephalus volans isolate mCynVol1 chromosome 10, mCynVol1.pri, whole genome shotgun sequence genome harbors these coding sequences:
- the ERF gene encoding ETS domain-containing transcription factor ERF yields the protein MKTPADTGFAFPDWAYKPESSPGSRQIQLWHFILELLRKEEYQGVIAWQGDYGEFVIKDPDEVARLWGVRKCKPQMNYDKLSRALRYYYNKRILHKTKGKRFTYKFNFNKLVLVNYPFIDVGLAGGAVPQSAPPVPSGSSHFRFPPSTPSEVLSPTEDPRSPPACSSSSSSLFSAVVARRLGRGSVSDCSDGTSELEEPLGEDLRARPPGPPELGAFRGPPLARLPHDPGVFRVYPRPRGGPEPLSPFPVSPLAGPGSLLPPQLSPALPMTPTHLAYTPSPTLSPMYPSGGSGPSGSGGGSHFSFSPEDMKRYLQAHTQSVYNYHLSPRAFLHYPGLVVPQPQRPDKCPLPPVAPETPPVPSSASSSSSSSSSPFKFKLQPPPLGRRRAAGEKAPVGADKGSVGIGIGSGTGGLAEGAGVLAPPPPPPQIKVEPISEGESEEVEVTDISDEDEEDGEVFKTPRAPPAPPKPELGDTPGAAQCMPLKLRFKRRWSEDCRLEGGGGPAGGLEDEGEDKKVRGEVPREAGGPLTPRRVSSDLQHATAQLSLEHRDS from the exons ATGAAGACCCCGGCGGACACAG GGTTTGCCTTCCCGGATTGGGCCTACAAGCCGGAGTCGTCCCCTGGCTCGAGGCAGATCCAGCTGTGGCACTTTATCCTGGAGCTGCTTCGGAAAGAGGAGTACCAGGGCGTCATCGCCTGGCAGGGGGACTACGGGGAGTTTGTCATCAAGGACCCTGATGAGGTGGCCCGGCTCTGGGGCGTCCGCAAGTGCAAGCCCCAGATGAATTACGACAAGCTGAGCCGGGCCCTGCG CTATTATTACAACAAACGCATTCTGCACAAGACCAAGGGGAAACGGTTTACCTACAAGTTCAACTTCAACAAACTGGTGCTGGTTAATTACCCTTTTATCGATGTGGGGTTGGCTG gggGTGCTGTGCCCCAGAGTGCCCCACCAGTGCCGTCGGGCAGCAGCCACTTCCGCTTCCCTCCCTCGACGCCCTCTGAGGTGCTGTCCCCGACCGAGGACCCACGCTCACCACCGGCCTGCTCTTCATCCTCATCCTCACTCTTCTCAGCTGTGGTGGCCCGCCGCCTGGGCCGAGGCTCTGTCAGTGACTGTAGTGATGGCACATCAGAGCTGGAGGAGCCGCTAGGAGAGGACCTCCGGGCCCGACCACCTGGCCCTCCGGAGCTGGGTGCCTTCCGAGGGCCCCCCCTGGCCCGCCTGCCCCATGACCCTGGCGTCTTCCGTGTCTACCCCCGGCCCCGGGGAGGCCCTGAACCCCTCAGCCCCTTCCCTGTGTCACCTCTGGCCGGGCCTGGCTCTCTGCTCCCCCCTCAGCTCTCACCGGCTCTGCCTATGACGCCCACCCACCTGGCCTACACACCCTCGCCCACGCTGAGCCCTATGTACCCCAGTGGTGGCAGTGGCCCCAGCGGCTCAGGAGGAGGCTCCCACTTCTCCTTCAGCCCTGAGGACATGAAACGGTACCTGCAGGCCCACACCCAAAGCGTCTACAACTACCACCTCAGCCCCCGCGCTTTCCTGCACTACCCTGGGCTGGTGGTGCCCCAGCCCCAGCGCCCTGACAAGTGCCCGCTGCCGCCAGTGGCACCTGAGACCCCACCAGTCCCCTCCTCGGCCTcgtcctcctcttcttcctcttcttccccattCAAGTTTAAGCTCCAGCCACCCCCGCTAGGACGCCGGCGGGCAGCTGGGGAGAAGGCTCCAGTAGGTGCCGACAAGGGCAGTGTTGGCATTGGCATTGGCAGTGGCACAGGCGGGCTGGCTGAGGGGGCTGGGGTGCTGgccccgccaccaccaccaccgcagATCAAGGTGGAGCCTATCTCGGAAGGCGAGTCGGAGGAGGTGGAGGTGACTGACATTAGTGATGAGGATGAGGAAGATGGGGAGGTGTTCAAGACACCCCGTGCCCCACCTGCGCCCCCCAAGCCTGAACTGGGCGACACACCTGGGGCAGCCCAGTGCATGCCCCTCAAGCTGCGCTTTAAGCGGCGCTGGAGTGAAGACTGTCGCCTGGAGGGGGGTGGAGGCCCTGCTGGGGGCCTTGAGGATGAGGGTGAGGACAAGAAGGTGCGTGGGGAGGTGCCCCGGGAGGCTGGGGGACCACTCACCCCAAGGCGGGTGAGCTCTGACCTCCAGCATGCCACGGCCCAGCTCTCCCTGGAGCACCGAGATTCCTGA